The genomic stretch GCATCTTCGGCGGCGGGAAGGCCCCGACGGCAGGCCACGTGGTGGGGCCGCGGCTGCCCGCCGAGGTGGTGGCCGCGCGCGACCGGAGCGTGGCGGAGGCGCTGCCCGAGGGCGCGGATGCGGGGTCCACGCGCATCTTGTTCGGCGACCTGCACGTGCACACCACGTTCTCGGCCGACGCGTTCATGCGCTCGCTGCCGCTGATGGGCGGAGAGGGCGCGCACCCGCCGGCCGACGCGTGCGACTACGCCCGGCACTGCTCGCAGCTGGACTTCTACGCGCTGACCGACCACGCCGAGATGCTGACGCCGCGCCTGTGGCGAGAGTCCAAGCGGTCCGTGCGCGAGTGCAACGCGCTGGCTAGCGCGGGCGGCACGGAGCCCGACGTGATCGCCTTCACGGGCTTCGAGTGGACGCAGGTGGGCATGACCCCGGCGGAGCACTACGGGCACAAGAACGTGATCTTCCGGGGCACCTCCGACGACGTGCTGCCCGCGCGAGCGATCGCCTCGAGCGGCCTCTTGCAGCGTGCGTTCTCGGCGCCGGGCAGCATCGCCACCCTGCTGAGCATCCCCATCCGCGAGTTCGGCGACCGTCAGGCCTACCTCGACATCGGCGAGTTCTTCCGCGAGAACATGGCGCTCGAGAACTGCCCCAGCGGTCCGTCGCCCGGGCTGCCGGCCGAGTGCCGCGAGTACGCCGAGACCCCCGCCATCCTGTTCCGCAAGCTGGATGAGTGGGGCTTCGAGTCCATGGTCATCCCGCACGGCACCACCTGGGGCTTCTACACGCCGCCGGGCTACACGTGGGACAAGCAGCTGGACCCGGCCATGGACAGCCCGCGCCAGAGCCTGGTGGAGGTGTACAGCGGGCACGGCAACTCGGAGGAGTACCGCGACCAGGCCGACGTGCTGCGCAACGCCGACGGCACCTACCGCTGCCCGCCCACGGTGCCGGGCTTCGAGCCCTGCTGTCAGCGCGCGGGCACGCTCATCCACGCGCGCTGCACAGCGGAGGGGGGCAGCGAAGCGGAGTGCGAGCGGCGCGCCGAGACCGCGCGCAGCCACTACGCCAACGCGGGCGTGGCGGGGCACCACACCGTGCCGGGCGCCTCGGTGGAGGACTGGGGCAACTGCGGGCAGTGCACCGACTGCTTCGAGCCGGCCTTCAACTCGCGCTACGGCGGGTCCGTGCAGTACGCCCTGACGCGTGGCCACTTCGAAGAGGGCGCACCGCCGCGCCATGCGACGTGGGGCTTCATCGCGTCGAGCGACAACCACTCGGCGCGCCCGGGCACGGGCTACAAGCCGTACGACCGGCGGCAGATGACCGAGGCCAGCGGCTTCGTGGACGAGGCCTCGCGCGACATGATCTTCGGCGCGCGGCCCGATCCTGCCGCGCAGTCCCGCCCGGTAGACGACTCGCTGCTGGACGAGATCCCCGCGTTCGCCGTGGTAGACCTCGAGCGCCAGGCGTCGTTCTTCCTGACGGGCGGCCTGGTGGCCGTGCACGCCACGTCACGCTCACGCGACGCCATCTGGGAGGCGCTGCAAGCGCGGCGGGTGTACGGCACCAGCGGCGACCGCATCTTGCTGTGGTTCGACATCGAGGACGGCGCCGCCACGTTGCCCATGGGCTCCGAGGTCCGTCGTGGGGTTGCCCCCACGTTCCACGTGCGCGCGGCGGGCAGCTTCGAGCAGCTCCCGGGCTGCCCTCCGGACCGCATCGACGCCCTCGGCAGCGAGCGCTTCGAGCGCGTGTGCCGTGGCGAGTGTTACCACCCGGGCGACGCGCGGCGGCGCATCGAGCGCATCGAGGTGGTGCGCATCCGCCCGCAGACGCGCGATGACGAGCCCGTCGCGGGGCTCATCGACGACCCGTTCCTGGTGCTGCCGTGCCCGACCGACAGCGACGTGTGCGTGCAGTCGTTCACGGATCCCGAGTACCCGAGCTTCGAGCGCGACGTGGTGTACTACGTGCGTGCCATCCAGGCCGCGACCACCGAGGTGAACGCCAGCGGCCTGCGCTGCGAGGGCGACGTGTGCCGCCCGTGCCACGGGGACTACCGGACGGACGCAGAGGACGACTGCACGGGGCCTTCGAACGAGCGCGCCTGGGCGTCGCCCATCTACGTGCGCTGGGAGGCGCCGCCGCCCGCTCCGGCCGCCGAGGTGCTGGACGCTGGAGTGCCTGCCGTTGCCCGCTGAGCCGAGCGCGCCGCAGGAGCCGACGTTGGGCGCCGCTACGGTCGCCCCCGCCGAGACGCCGCGCGCCTCGCGGCCGTGGGCCACGGCGGCGTTCGCGCTGGGCATGCTGGCGTCGGGCGCCCTGGCCGCCCTCGAGACCACGCGCGTGGCCAGCGCGCACCAGCCGCTGCCCGACGACGTGGCGGCGCGCGTGGGCGACATGACCATCTCGACCGCCGAGCTGGACCAGGCCACCGAAGCGCTGGCGCGCGACCGCCGCGAGGGGCTGCGCGACGGCGACCGCGCGCACGTGCTGGACCGCTTGGTGGACGAGGCGCTGCTGGTGCAGCTGGCGCTCGCGCAGGGGCTCGCGCTGCGCGA from Sandaracinaceae bacterium encodes the following:
- a CDS encoding DUF3604 domain-containing protein, producing the protein MTRPKWKRRLAWFAGGLAVTALVLFGIFGGGKAPTAGHVVGPRLPAEVVAARDRSVAEALPEGADAGSTRILFGDLHVHTTFSADAFMRSLPLMGGEGAHPPADACDYARHCSQLDFYALTDHAEMLTPRLWRESKRSVRECNALASAGGTEPDVIAFTGFEWTQVGMTPAEHYGHKNVIFRGTSDDVLPARAIASSGLLQRAFSAPGSIATLLSIPIREFGDRQAYLDIGEFFRENMALENCPSGPSPGLPAECREYAETPAILFRKLDEWGFESMVIPHGTTWGFYTPPGYTWDKQLDPAMDSPRQSLVEVYSGHGNSEEYRDQADVLRNADGTYRCPPTVPGFEPCCQRAGTLIHARCTAEGGSEAECERRAETARSHYANAGVAGHHTVPGASVEDWGNCGQCTDCFEPAFNSRYGGSVQYALTRGHFEEGAPPRHATWGFIASSDNHSARPGTGYKPYDRRQMTEASGFVDEASRDMIFGARPDPAAQSRPVDDSLLDEIPAFAVVDLERQASFFLTGGLVAVHATSRSRDAIWEALQARRVYGTSGDRILLWFDIEDGAATLPMGSEVRRGVAPTFHVRAAGSFEQLPGCPPDRIDALGSERFERVCRGECYHPGDARRRIERIEVVRIRPQTRDDEPVAGLIDDPFLVLPCPTDSDVCVQSFTDPEYPSFERDVVYYVRAIQAATTEVNASGLRCEGDVCRPCHGDYRTDAEDDCTGPSNERAWASPIYVRWEAPPPAPAAEVLDAGVPAVAR